One Bemisia tabaci chromosome 4, PGI_BMITA_v3 genomic window, ttctcttgtaaacaGTTGAATTGGGaaatcgctgatgtggcttggttcctttttgctttatgcagtccaattggaccCAGTGAAACAGAAACGCATCAAGTCGGATCATGTTTGAACCGAAAAAGGAGGTAAGAAGTTTACTTTTCCCTTGGAGTCAAAAATGAAGAACAAAGTCTAACAACAATTTtcactttcaagaaaattttcctcgtcctttgaatttttgacagaaaaaaatactcGACTAGTTGAATGCAAAACTGctgccaacccccccccccccccaatgcgACCTGGTGCGTTTCTTTTAAGCTCGGCTCAATGCGCATGCGTTCATATTTTTAAGCCTATAAGTATAATTTAACGGCCCTATTTTCGTCAAGTCACAGAAGGAGACTAAATATTCAATACTATCGAAAAATACCTTGAAATTGGTAAACATTAACCAAAGTTGACCAGGGCACATCAATATTTTAGAGCAAGAAGGCACTGTGCGGTCACTGATCTGCGTCCTCCCGAGATGAAGATCGTAACGTAAATTTGCAGCTGCAGTGAATATTGCAAGagaataaatggacgtatttctgtcaaacggaactaagcgccaatttgagttccttttgaggaatttggaatgccggatagcgcgttctgtcaaacggaagtaAGCGCCGTGGAAAAGCATtccgagtataggacggaatgagcccgacgcccgattccgccgccaatccaagcccccctctaccttcctcctccgatggcgcttagttccgtttgacagaaatacgtccaaatgaaagaCTCAAGGAATCTCAATtacattttcatggaaataagtTATATTTTCCGAGgattaaaacaaattttcaattacaGCTCGTTACATTTGTCGCTGAAGCAACAAAACACGTATTACGGTGTTCCGAAATTTTTACCCCTAGTTCATTTTTTTAGGATAgactttttttcatgaaatttgtctCAAAACACGCTCGAGGAGATAGAGAAAAATCACGTGCATATAATCGTGTGCAATCCCAATACTGGCCACGCTACGAGTATTTCCAAAGTGAAAGATGATTGAAGAAGTATCAAAtgaaccaaatttttcaggtaccTATCCCCAGGAACCACGGAAAAACTATAACTGACTCAAACTGACTTAAACTTGTTTTAAGGTCGCTCAAAATTGAGATTGCGTGTTGTCTTCCCCAAAGTGCCCATTTCAATCTTGGCTATTTTCAGTCCACCTAAAAACCTCACCGCCTGCTATTCATAGAAATTAAAGTTCGATCAAACTGGTGGAtactaaaaaaatgtttatgtgTGCAGGGAGATTTTTTATGACTTAGCTAGTCCTGGCGAAGAAGTtaattaactttcgtacatgATACGAGGAGTCGATTAACTTCTCAACTCTACTTAGCCGAGTCGAGccataaaaacacttttgaCGCACGTAAACATTATCTCGTATGTCCCACATTTCTCATACACTTTTGGATTGGAAAACTTTTGGATTAGAGCGCCTTCATCGGGAAGTTTCGCCGTGTCGCCTCTTCAATCTTCAAAACCTATCATTGGACCAccatcactagacaaggttggACACCGCTCATCATAACACATGGCTAATGCATTTCAGatattttccatattttcagtttttttgcgCCAGCCAGTCTCGGAGCTTCCATAGAGTAGAAACTGGGCaagtctcagaatcgtgttttgatgatttaggcggaaaaaagcgaaaaataaTACTGTATCTTCAAACGCCAAGTTTTTATGCTCAATATTTACGGAGATATTGCTTATCGAAAAAAGCAACGTCTAACGCCATCCCGCGGTTGTGAACATcatggttttttccaccttggtttcactaatggacgtatttatgctaaaaggaactatattacaCGCACGCAAACTCTATGCACATTGTTTCTTTTAGAATATATACGTCCTAATCAATGATGCATACTTTTGCACTGGTTGCTCGACGTGAAAAACGGACGAAAACAAAAGGTGGAGAAAACCATGGTATGCAtaaccgcggtggatgaccGCACCTACGTTGTATTTTTCGCTAAGCGATgcctcccctggtaaaaattggcgataggagctgcgtttcaaaataccataggagttcttatagccgactaaagaagactattgaaaattatatagctggctgtagaaagcggcgcaaatcatatagccgggctatacaaagctataaaaaagtatacagtcgggctatagttcctatcgccgggctttacactttatcgctattggctatgaaaggctataagaaattgtgtaggaattcgtgtgctttgtaaatccgcaaagagcttgatgcaaaaacggcttttttcgccccccctctggaagttcttcagactttgtctattgattactcatacttgagcgcttcttttcccaaattttcagacccccaaaaaattttgggggggagctaggggggtggaagttaaaacctgtgaacctcgatatctcttgaacgaagaaagatatcgaggttcggtttggacgaaaaatcgtctaaaattgcatactttaagattccaagggtcaaaatcccgatatcacatttttaagtccacatatgtgcttttctccagtttttaggtctagaaaatttcttttaaacgaacaatttacaaagatctcaattttttatttgaacaaaaaccagttttttaaattgttcgtctttttccgcatccaacgagtggtcgtataagctggggaaccgaacggttccggagttatgatcgattgaagtttccgctcaacgcgcgccgaccgattttcgcgcgcaaaaaagtcggatttgactgttattagatcagattgaatgttcaaactgagtaaaatgctttattagggactcttgagggtcgctgagttcagaaattacagatacttccaaataatttacgtttttaaaattacagctccgcagcgctattttagaggcccactgagcgccgaccggccgctcagtggtcctgtccgaagctgcaattttaaaaacgtgaattttttggaagtatcggtaatttctgaattcagcgaccctcaagagtccctaataaagcattttactcagtttgaacattcaatctgatctaataacagtcaaatccgacttttttgcgcgcgaaaatcggtcggcgcgcgttgagcggaaacttcaatcgatcataactccggaaccgttcggttccccagcttatacgaccactcgttggatgcggaaaaagacgaacaatttaaaaaactggtttttgttcaaataaaaaattgagatctttgtaaatttttcgtttaaaagaaattttctagacctaaaaactgcagaaaagcacatatgtggacttaaaaatgtgatatcgggattttgacctttagaatcttaaagtatgcaattttagacgatttttcgtccaaaccggacctcgatatctttcttcgttcaagagatatcgaggttcacaggttttaacttccacccccctagctcccccccaaaattttttgggggtctgaaaatttgggaaaagaagcgctcaagtatgagtaatcaatagaaaaagtctgaagaacttccagagggggggggcgaaaaaagccgtttttgcatcaaactCTTTGTACGGGATccccataatatttacaaaacgcacattatattttcctttactacatatttgttttcatcaataaaaatgagaataatccatacagagtgtgcaaacatttcaaagtcatgagttgaacaacgctgactccccgagattaaatattagagcctaacacaaagcggagcggcggcgcactggcgcctacaaacctaacagggatacttcacgcattgcgcaatgcgtgaagtatccctgttaggtttgtaggcgccaatgcgcgtttcgcactctctgcccgcccgccgcgccgcagcgtgccacggcgtctgaagcaaatatttcaaaccagaggtattgcacagtatccaagaagaaattgaaggcgctccaacatattaagaatgacacgcatccttcaaaagtacggagctttcctcgcaaaataaatcaagatactacggcacaaaaagagagtggtagtccaaaaactaagtcCTGGTATTCGTATTTAGTAACATTtagtataaactttatcgtctggctgttacttaatcgccatcggctataaaaggctataataaattgtacagccggctacagaagctattggaaatcttacagtcggctttaggtctatggtattttggaatacagattctactgtcaatttttaccagggtccacTACATAGAAACTTAGCGTAGGAACagatcttttcattttttgctaaTTTCTGAGCTTAAAtagactgcgttaaacagagaggaaccaaaccacatcagctgttgtcaaatgtaacaggaaaattgaatttttttacatgaaaacggtcgtgcggatttttgtgcaaatttcagtgaattttctgcacggtgcgaagcaaattccttcaaattttcaaaggaatccacacaaacgttctctcgtaaaaaattaaattgctcagttagatttggcaatagctgacgtggcttggttcctttctgttaaacgcggtccaaataaatgATCAAAACGCGATTATACGACCAGCGTAACTGCCTCACCGGACTGTATCGTCCTCATCAAATATTTAAATACGATTCGATTTGACTGATGGAATTgggtttttaattatttcagagataATCACCTCGACAAATCTTGTACACTTCCTTCTCGGTCTGTTACAGTGAAGCTGAAAAGGAAGCCATGTTTCGGTTGCGCTAGCTTGAAAAGCCAGCAAGGCGCTGTTACCTGTGATGCTGTGAGCCCCTCCGTCTGTGATATTAGCTCTAGTTTTAAATTATATCTCGATTCTCGTGAGTCGTGCCGTCACTGTCGGGAGTCACAAAGCGAGTGTCGGAAATCACACGACAAACCTAGCGCGTCTCATCGCGACTTATACAGGTCGGACGTTTCCCGTCGCAAGTCGCATCGTGAGTGTTTCAAATCCCACGGTAACTTTCGTGAGTCCAACGGCGAGTGTCAGAGATCGCAAAATCAACCTTGTGAGTCATATCGCGATTTTTACGAGTCGGATCGTGAGTGTTCCAAATCGCAAGGTAACTTTCGTGGGTTGGACGTGGATCGACTCGTGCCGGTTCACGAGTGTTACAACTCTAACGGATTCTCGTGCGAGTCGCGCGGGAAGCGGCAAGACCCCGTTCGCAAGTGCTCCGATTCTGCAACGGTCACAAACGGTCGTGAGTCTTGTAAACCCTTCGGGCACTGTCGAGAACCCTTCTTCGATTTTTCCGAGACTCGTCAAAAACCCGTCTGCAAGTCCTCTGGAAAAGGTAAAAAACCCTGCCGCGAGTTTTCTGAGAACTGTCAAGAAGCCGTCTGCAAGTCCTCTGGAAACAGTCTAAATTCCTTTCGCAATCTAGCTGAGAACTGTCAAGAAGCCGTCTGCAAGTCCTCTAGAAAGGGTCGAAATCCCTTCTGCAAGTTTTCCGAGAACTTTCAAGAAGCCGTCTGCAAGTTCTCTGGAAACAGTCGAAAATCCTTCCGCGAGTTTTCTGAGAACTGTACAGAGTCCGTCTGCAAGTCCTTCGCGAACTGTAGAGAGTCCGTCTGCAAGTCCTTCGCGAACTGTCGAGTAGCCGTCTGCAAGCATTGCAACTGCGGAAAGTGTGAGGTGCGTGCGGGTAGTGAAGGGCGGAGTGGGTCATGGAGCCGGTGCGGTACTACGGGCCGCGTTACGGGCGGCGGCAGAAGTCCTGGAGCGAGAAGTGCGAGGATTACCTGCGTCAGTTCGTGGCGTTCCTGTTCAGCAACATAGGGATCATCTGCCTGGTGGTGGGCTACACGATCGGGGGCGCGGTGATGTTCCAGTACATCGAGGGCCCGTTGTACAGCTCCCGGGTGCAGAACATAGTGGAGTTCCGGAACCGGACGGCCGACGTCCTGTGGGAGCTCACGTGCTGCTCGGTCAACGTCTTCTCGGAGCAGGAATGGCGGGAGCGCGTCAACGCCAGCCTCATGGCCTACCAGCGCAAGATCATCGAGGAGGTCCAGAAGTTCGGCTACGAGGGCGAGGACTTCCACTCCAACCGTTGGTCCTTCGCCGGTGCTTTCCTCTACTCCCTCACCGTCATCACGACCATTGGTAAGGGGAGACCTTCGTCCACAGGTTTTTTTGGATATACATACATAAATGTCGCTTTACAGCTTTTTTGGATATTACtcgactatactgccgtgctaaggaagaacgccgcatgagcatatagatgttgccagatttcttcaaaatgagggaaattcatcaggaaaattgtgcattttttttttcaaaaatgtcaggcaattttgttcacaattttatctaaaatatctgaaaacttcaaggaaaactatgcaaAATTAGCCTCATAAATGCATGTTCTATTCGAGGAGacttagcaactctcgaatgttcatacggcgttctttgtTAGCACGATagtatttgagagttgccaaatttccttcaattaaatgttcattttcgaggagagtaatgaatgttttctcttgaaattttgaaaattctccaaaaaattgaacggaatACATTCACAGGTTTTCTTGAAGattcgtatttaatcaaaggaaattttgcaaccgacaaacgtttatacggcgttttctcttagcacggcagtatgttcAATCTTAGAAATAAGTACATTTGCACGTATTTGGACGTCTTTCTACCTAACAGAACAATGGAccggtgggaaagatggggtgtgatTGTAGAAGCTGCTTAAGAAATGATGTAAAAGTGGGAATAGCTCCActtggagaaatggaaaagtaagATTTTAcactctgtcaaacggaactatgtaccaactgaatgcggcactcatgagccgtggacatggATAATAaacgttgtggacagggctcataagTTAATGCCGATCAAGAGCGACAACGGggacggcttcgttgccgctgacgtcactggcgttttataattcccattcattcctacggccctcgactaacgagcacaccccttctgtTTCACCTATCTGTTGAGCCAGGTTTTCGCAATTTCAGAATTCGGATTTTTGGCCATGATTCGGCGCTCTCAGAAGTCCCAGACCAAAGTGGCATTGGTGGAAGTCCAATGCGTTAGCCGTTCACAAGTCGCGGAGGAAAACAAGAGCACATAAGTCCATCACGGTTTGGGTCAATTTAATACAAAACtgtgttgagcaaccaagtcTTTTAGGTTGACctgacacacacaaaaaaaataacttcaCTTAACACAGAGTGACACAGGGTGGCATCAAACATGGAAAATTGTATCTGTACAGTAGACGTTTTTACTCGCTGCAGTCCTCAAATTTGTTCCTGAATCAAATCGCGGACAGAAATATAGTGAACTgtcgaataaataaattttttctcacTATTTCTCGAAATTAGACTTTTGATGGTTACGCCCTTCTTCAAGTAACCcttcaacttaatttttttttgtgttgaaTTTCAGGTTATGGTAACAACGTCCCACGCACAGTGTGGGGGAAGCTGGTGACGATCCTGTACGCGATCGGGGGTGTTCCTCTGTTCCTCCTGTACTTGTCCAACATCGGTGACCTGCTGGCGACGAGCTTCAAGTGGATTTACGCCAAGTGCTGTCTCTGCAGAGGCTGTCCCTACAAGAAGAGAGCCTCGAGGATGGCTCGCAGACACAACTCTCGGGGATCCGGCCACTGGCAGGTGGGTGctcggcagtggcgtggcgtgctttgcgatgtatcgattgttatgccatttaaacctatggaaaaggatcgataaacagggtgttcgcagcgaacacctaaataatcgattctttatcataggttcaaatggcagaacaatcgatacatcgcaattcacgccacgccactggtgctcGGTCCACGATGTTCTTcataaattggaccgcgtttaacagaaaggaaccaaaccacatcagctattgccaaattcaaccgggcgatttaattttttacaagagcgTGTTTTTgcggatttgttttaaaattttctaggaatttgcctcgtactattcagaaaattcactgaaattagcaacgaaatccgcacaaccgttttcatgttaaacaTAAAATTGTCCGATTACATTAGATTGGgtgatagctgatgtggcttggttactttctgctaaacgcggtcctattgtcgctcctttgacgtaaggctGTATCTCAATTTCTGCGTGAGTCCTTTAAGTGTTCACAATCCTCATTGGTTAAACAGAATAAGGACAATTGTTGACGTTATTCTTACAATCTATCCTTCATTTGATGCGTATTAAAAACtcttgttaatatctcgttcaaGAATTGATTCCAGAACTTCCGGGTGTTTGAATCGTTCTCTAGGCAAGATTTGAAAGAGACAACCTGTATAGTTTAATTCTTCCAATTCAGACctccagtggtccattattaACAATTTAAACGAGGTTTCATTGTCAGTACTAGCAGATACGAATCGTTACGGCGTCTAGATACGACTAAACCTGCTTGGCgactgtccgtgttgcataagcacccagattgaaggcgcactgaatTAGACAGATTAATCCCACGTATCTATTAAgatgtaatttttgttttcttctcagCTCGGAACTATTAACGGCAAGGACAAATCTAGCCATGATTATATTactttcaaaactgaaaatgttCTAATTCTAGTTTTTTATATTGATTTAGGATGAAATAGGTGAAACAACAGAGGGAGAGGACAGCGATGACGAAGATAGTATCTCCTTCAACGGCGACCCTCAGACGGTTACTGTACCTGTGTTTCTCTGTTTAATCATCATGGTCGGGTGAGTTCAAAAGTCATCAATACGGGGAAAATTAATAAACAGGGtatctagcatcaggattttctcgattttcccgattctatcaggatttgaggtcaatcaggatttaatcccaatttcatcaggattttcggaaaaatcggtcgtaaaatcaggattcgtGAAAAGTCGgtcgtccgatcggatttttttattgagCTATTCTCATGAAGTTACATTTGCTTTGCGTGAAGagagttgaaattttaatgtttctccgcaaaaaatcaggatttagaaaaattatgaaatcagcatttagcagtcaaaaaccaggagaaatcaggatttcattaggattccccaaattgaaaatgaagtagacaccctgaaattgtaaaaatatcagAATTTCATGACTCATTCATTTGCGTGGGTGACAGTTGCATCATTCTCGCGACGGCTCTGTCGACGTCGAAAAGTAAACTAATCTAGCAGCCAAATCGAACGATTAATTTTCTTATCCACGTATTTGAAACTTGATTACAAGTTTTTAAAAgcgaaatttttgggaaaaacacTATTGAAATATATTTCTCGGCGTAATAGatccaaaaatatttaaaaaaagtccaaaaatcctaaaaatatCAAGTAAAACCAGTATATATACCAGCTACAAATGTGTAAATTCTCGATGAGTGCTTGCTTAACGCTGTAGAATTACCTTGAGTAAACGGGAGCGGAATTCTAGCGTGAAAACTGAAATTCGGAGAAAACCTCCTGCCGCGCTATCGTTCACCATAAAAAGCGATCAGATTCAACGAGCATAGCTCAACCGCATCTTGACGTTGTCATATtacattaatttaaacagaaaacgGAACTAaaattgttgccaattttccctcCCTTGAGAAAAATAGACTCACGAGATTTCGAGGCAAAATGCtgctttgtttttttgttttgttttttcgttaaattattgaaatataAGAGGAATCTAGGAAGCGTCTAGTGTAGTTGGACTAATTCTGGTTAAGTCCGTCAAAGTCGCTTTTATCCAGCATCGGCGACGCACGGTGGAACGAATCTTTGGAAGAGGTCAgacctgaaatttttgacaaaaattgtaatattttacgtcataattttaatttcaaggggtgctttatatagaaaattttacgaaaaaaccaatgcaaccatttttaaaacatcaacatttcgTATAAAATGAAGATATACACTTTTAAACGTTttaaattatgtccgacctcccccattcactcgatccactgtgcgacggtcgGCCGTTCATAGGCCTGTCACCGGGACAGGGTGCGGGGGCCccagcccccccctcccccgcctgTCCGTCTCGGGGCTCCCGGCCTGTTCTCcgtccgccgcacagtggagcgagccAATCGGAGAGGTCAAAAATGATGTAAAGACTTCGAAAGCCGCGTAATATGAAACGTGGAAGTATAAAAATGGTTTCATCGGGTTTCCCGTAAAATTGTCACTCTATAGCGACGTTTAAAATCATTTCGTGACTTTCAATTATGCTGTTTCGTCCAAAAATTCGAAGTCCGATCCCCCGGAAGGCTCAATCCACTTTGCGGCGCGCCGCCGGCCCAATTTAAACTCCATTTCGGTCGCCGCATTTGACGGGGTAAATATTTTCGCTCAGCGTGTCacgccgccgcgtcgcgccgcgccgcgacgccgaccGCCCGCGACGCGTCGGATTATTAGCCCAGGTGAATTCTATTACGGTTCAAGGTGGCTGTGCGGTGCCCCGCTCGCAAACGACTGCATGTTGAATGCGGAGGGTTCCGCCATGACGTCATTCTTCCAAATAGTCGAAAGCGAGCGTATTCATAGGTAGaatccctttatagagagagttgagacaacgcggcttatggatgtcacaaacgagaataaagattacaccaATCGGACGTTGCGCCAtgctacgtttcaaaatttctgccgccatttcatttttcacagagaaaccgttggttaaatttgtttgaaaatttcactgaattttatcggcagcttacagaaaaatcagtgagattTTCGAACCGCTTCgttgagcaatttctctgtaagaaaataaaatggcgacgggaattttggaacgtcgcatTCCGCTTGTGATACGTTGATCAGAGGGTGACGATGTGATCATTTACGGGAGAACTCATTTAGTGATATCTACTTGTAAGATTTCCGATCGcggcgaagcgccttcaaaaaagtaaatacTTCCCCACATCGCCTATGAGTTAAACTAGTCATCTACCCGTCAGATTGCGTTCACACTGAATGAATTGCTCAACGAAAGGTGGACTTTTTCCCTCACATACTACATGCATTTGGGCCCCTAGGAATGTGGTTGTACGTCTTTCAAATATGTttcaattgagatgttgcatgtgtgagggatttgcgatttgactgttgattcttatgtaaaagttcgcgagaaacacgatggtgccactggttttctctgaaatcatctcccaagctcaaaaaaagctctcaaagtgaggccaaaatggaggggatatcccacgctaccctgagagtccacctctacatcaaaacaaactctccatgcaaagatagggaggaaatacattgacagggctgccacttttatttggagactctaaaactgaaaacacggcaaccctgctaatgtatttgctccctatctttgcatggaggtttgtcttgatgtagaggtggactctcagggtagggcgggatatcccctccattttggcctcacttgagagctttctttgagcttgggagttgatttcaaagaaaaccagtggcaccatcgtgtcatagagaaaaaaaggaggtgtttgcatcttgaggatttgtacccacctacgtcatcaatgtaaacaagacgctcgttgagggttatgttgacgctgtaaaaacggaccataatgtccgatttttttacttaaatcaactctttatataatttcaagcactttttatagaatgactttttcccttaaattacaccatttccaagaaaatcgacaggataaaaacgtcgctgtacccaatgacgtcatcaaagctatagatactctatgaaaaattccaagatgcccgaaatgcaaacacctccttttttttctctatgccatcgtgtttctcgcacacttttacttaagaatcaacagtcaaatcgcaaatccctcacacatgcaacatctccattactcaACGAAAGGTGAACTTTTTCCCTCACATACTACATGCATTTGGGCCCCTAGGAATTTGGTTGCACGTCCTTCAAATATGTTTCAATTATGGATGTTGAATGGATGGTTTTGCAGGTACGTGGTGGGCGGGGCGACGCTGTTCTCCAAGTGGGAGGACTGGGACCTGCTGGACGGCTCGTACTTCTGCTTCATCTCCCTCTCGACGATCGGCTTCGGGGACATCGTGCCCGGGGACAAGATCACCGGGGGCGGGACCTCCGGAGACGGCTCCGGCGGAGGCGGCGGAGGCGGCCCCGAGGCCATGATCGAGCTCAGCTTCATCTTCTGCTCCCTCTACCTCATGCTCGGCATGGCCCTCATCGCCATGTGCTTCAACCTCATGCAGGAGGAGGTCGTCCACAAGATCCGCACCTCCATCCAAGTGCTCAAGCGGATCACTCACTGCTCGAGATAACTGTGAGTACCTACTTTCAACTTTCCAAGCAGCCGGCTCATTCTTGAAATTCATCGCAAAAGCTGTAGACGGAGACgacgaaagggatatggagggatcattTTGGATGCAATGGAGAAACAGGGTATGTAATAGACTACCCAACCCCTAtggttaatccatcattttatcCCTTAGTCTACGGGAACTAACCATTTTAatcaataagatcgctccatactcccaatgtcttctatgtctatcgctttgtctatcaatttcaacaatcagcctgcaggttcTCAATGGGTCTCTTAACTTCTCGCATCTGCGGGCAGTTTTCTCAGTGAGTAGAAATCAAGTTCGTCCAGAAAGAGTCGCATAAAAACATAACCTGAATGAACGTACAAACTACAATGCCATGAACTGGTACAAATTTTCTTCACGTTCGATTTCAGTTGGGTCAAGATTTTGTCTcttcaaaaaaaaggaaaaaaagaaaacagaaagaaagaacAAGAAAAGAGGATGAAATCAACGATTTTAAACGATTAGAATCctactcgaaaaaaaaaaccatcatcAATATCGTCTTAACTGTTGTATCCCTCCGAGGTTTCACCAATTCCAccttaaatcaataaaaaaaattaaaaagaaaaaaaaaaaaaaacaaaaaaaacgcaGCACTCGAACATTGCTCAGTTTTGCAGTAATACAATTATGAGTAGATTTTTTCAGTCGACCAATACTTTCAGGctgaggagaaaaagaaaattgcagCTTGAGAGAGATATTAAGATTAATTAAGTCACAATGGTTTGTCCCACACAAAAGATACAGCCGACTGTATATTTTGTAAGAGTAGATTCGCTCGGAAATCATGATGGACAGgtcaaaattgcctgaaatCTACTCTTTAGCGCACTTACTTAAATTAAGGCATGCTGCTAAGATTTagtaaaaactgaaataaatgaTTAGTAAGGATTAAAATATTACTTGAGTTAagcagagaaaaaaacctcCATGATAGAATGTTTTCATGTCATAGCTATCATTAATTTTACTGATTGATAACAGTGGACACTTCCTTTCTGATCGATAATAAGGAAGATAATTTGAGGAATGAGTTTGTTGCACGCaaaagatacagccaactgGGTACACTTTCTAAAGGTA contains:
- the sand gene encoding TWiK family of potassium channels protein 7 isoform X1; its protein translation is MEPVRYYGPRYGRRQKSWSEKCEDYLRQFVAFLFSNIGIICLVVGYTIGGAVMFQYIEGPLYSSRVQNIVEFRNRTADVLWELTCCSVNVFSEQEWRERVNASLMAYQRKIIEEVQKFGYEGEDFHSNRWSFAGAFLYSLTVITTIGYGNNVPRTVWGKLVTILYAIGGVPLFLLYLSNIGDLLATSFKWIYAKCCLCRGCPYKKRASRMARRHNSRGSGHWQDEIGETTEGEDSDDEDSISFNGDPQTVTVPVFLCLIIMVGYVVGGATLFSKWEDWDLLDGSYFCFISLSTIGFGDIVPGDKITGGGTSGDGSGGGGGGGPEAMIELSFIFCSLYLMLGMALIAMCFNLMQEEVVHKIRTSIQVLKRITHCSR